The Bacillota bacterium genomic interval GTTGACCCCGGCCGCCGCCAATGAACTCTCCCAGATCGTCAAGGAGGCCGTGAGCAACGCGGCGCGCCACGGCGAGCCGCGGCGCATCCAGGTCGGCGTGCATCCGGGCGACGAGGGCGAACTGGTGCTTTACGTGCAGGACGACGGAAAGGGCTTCGACCCCTCGAACCTGGCCCACACCCGGGGCTGGGGCCTTTCCAACATGCGAAAGCGCGCCGCGATCCTGGGCGGCGATCTCGACATCGACAGCCGCCCCGGAGAGGGCACGACGGTCATGCTGCGACTTCCGCTCCCTGTCCAGGCGGACGGGCCCGCACCCGCACCGGGTGCGGCCCACCGGACGGAGAGTGAGGCCCGTCATCGGGCCAGCGCCTGACGCTCGGGACGGTGAGAAGCCAACATGGCGCAGGGAACATCGGGGAGATCGACGGAGGGCGGCGGGCGGCCACCCGTGCGGATCCTCATCGCCGACGATCACGAGGTGGTGCGGATAGGGCTGCGCTCGCTTCTCGAGCGCTTCCCGGACTTCGTGGTGGTGGGCGAGGCGGCGTCCGGGGTGGGCGCGGTGGAACTGGTCGACCGCGTGCTGCCCGACGTGGTCATCATGGACATCCGGATGCCCGAGATGAACGGGGTTGACGCCTGCCGGCGCATCAAGGAGAAGCACCCCGAGGTCAAAGTCATCATGCTCACCTCCTACCCCGACGACGAGGCCGTGTTCGGCGCCGTGATGGCCGGGGCCAGCGGGTATGTGCTGAAGCAGGTGGGTTCGACGGAGCTGGTGGACGCCATCCACACGGTGGCGCGGGGCGAGTCGCTGCTGGATCCGTCGGTAACCGGCAAGCTCCTGGAGCGGGTGCGGATGCTGACGAGCGAGGACCAGCAACCTCACGAGAAGCTCAACGTCCAGGA includes:
- a CDS encoding response regulator transcription factor; this translates as MAQGTSGRSTEGGGRPPVRILIADDHEVVRIGLRSLLERFPDFVVVGEAASGVGAVELVDRVLPDVVIMDIRMPEMNGVDACRRIKEKHPEVKVIMLTSYPDDEAVFGAVMAGASGYVLKQVGSTELVDAIHTVARGESLLDPSVTGKLLERVRMLTSEDQQPHEKLNVQERRILALIAEGKTNREIAEALYLSEKTVRNYVSMILSKLGLANRAEAAAYAVRQKMVRDLKPNGKPDGS